The region CCCTCTACCTGCATCACGTTGCCAGGAAGGATGCGGACCACCCTGCAGGCTACTGACGCGGTTAATGTAGACTCGTTCTTGGTCTCACCGGTGCTTGAAAATTTATTTGATGTGGACGAACCGATCATCGGAGTATCCCCGGCGCCGCCTTTCATATTGAAAGGATCAATAGCAGTGGCAGCACCAGCGCTAAAAGCCGTTACCCCTAGGCTGGTTGTATTTTCTTTTTCCGCCTTGGAGTCGGAGGTATGTTTGCCCTTGCTTGTTTCGGAAACAGTAACAACCACGATATCACCTATACGCCGGGCCCTGTTATCATCAAACAGGTACTCGGAATCGGTGGAAGCGAAAAGCGAGCCTGGATTATTCATCGGCTCCGGTTCGTACTGAGCTGGCGGAGTCATGACCGGCATGGGAGTAGGAGCCTGCTTGGCCGGAGAACACCCCGCGCAAATGGCTGATAACAACAGAACTGCCAGTATTGATTTTTTCATTTTATTCATTCCTCCGCTTAATTACTTAACCTGAACGGTCTGGGCGTTGATAACAGTCGCTATCACTTTCCGTTTACTTTGCAAATTACGTACCGTAACGGTCTGACCTACTCCGCCGTCCTCAAGGGATTCTACGGGAACTGTCAGCTTCAGATGCTCACTCCTGAACATGAGAGTCACCTTATCGCCCCGGGCTATGACCGGTGCAGGCTCAATGGACGAACGCATAATAGGCTGCCCGGTTCCTACAGGAATCTTGACCCGCCATGGTCCGCCCTTGCCGTCCCAGACACGATTCCCCAGATGTGCCATATTTTTACTTTTCCAGGTAATTAAATCAGGTGTGATCAATTCCTTGCGATTGATGGGACGAACCGGACAGGGAACCGGTTTCCATAAATCCACAAATACTGTGCCGGACACACGCCGAAGCACCCGCCCGTCCACACTGACGACTTCCATCCTGAAATTGTTATTTCCGGGTTCGAGAGCCTGGGGAAATTTAACCCTGAATCCATCCATGACATCTTTGAAAAAGAGATAATCCGGAAGTTGGAAATCTCTTAGCTTATAATCGCCGTCCATGCGTTCAGCCTGCGAAGTCAATACTTTGACCACTGCTCGCTTGAGCTGCTCCTGCGACATTACCTTTCCGCCGGACTGCATGGTCAGGCTAGAAGGGATAATGCAGTTACGAACCATTTCGCCAAGATAATGCTGAAGAATAACCCTTAACTTATTGCGGTTCACCCGGACAGGCTTACGCTTGCGGGACGGGGCATTCCAAAGTTCAACAGCTGACAAGTCGGCCTTGGTCTGCTTAGGCAGATCACCGTAGAATTCGGCGATATCACCCAGCGTAACCCTCGGCCCGGAGACGACTGCTGCAGACTTAATCTTGATGCGCCAGTCGGAATTCTGCTTTGCAGCCGAAGCCGGGATAATCGCGAAAACAGTCACCCCGACAACAACCGCAAGCATCAATGCGAACCTGCGAAACATATTGATAAAATCTGCCTTAGTCATAATAAAAACCGTCCTTGATACCCCCGGAGACCAGAAACCCCGCTCTCAGGAAAATATCTCTTCAAAGTATATCAGTTAATCAATTATCTTTTAACGTTAATAGCAGTCTGGAGCATTGAGTCGGAAGTGGTGATAGCTTTAGAGTTTGTCTCGTAAGCTCTCTGCCCGACAATGAGTCCGACCATTTCATCAACCAGCTCGACGTTTGAACCTTCGAGATAACCCTGTGCGAGGGTTCCGAAATTATCATCGCCCGGAGTTCCCTGAATAGCCGCGCCTGAAGCTTCGGTTTCGAGGTAAAGGTTTTTACCAACAGCATTAAGCCCGGCTTCGTTGATGAAGTCGTAAATGGTAATATCAGCACTGGAAAGCTCAATACCGTTTTTATCGAGAGCCGCAATGTGACCGTCTTCCGAAACAACCACGTTCACAGCTTCGGCAGGCACGGTGAACTCCGGCTGCAACGGGTAACCATTGGAAGTAACCAGACGTCCGTCGCTGTCGAGCTTAAAGGCTCCAGAACGGGTGTAAGCATCTTCGCCGTTACGGTCCACTAGGAAAAATCCGTTACCTTCGATGGCTACATCAAGAGGGTTGCCGGTACTTTCAAAGGACCCCTGACTGAAGAATTTATGAATACTTACTTCCTTAACCCCCATACCAATCTGCATACCTGTCGGCAGCTTGTTGCCGCCCTCGGTTTCAGATCCGGCAATCCTCATGGTCTGATACATGAGATCTTCAAATTCAACCCTGCTTTTTTTGAACCCCTGTGTGTTCACGTTGGCAAGGTTGTTGGAAAGAACATCGATGTGAGTCTGCTGAGCAACCATTCCTGTGGCTGCTGTCCAGAGTGAGCGCATCATAATTATATCCCCCTGTTTTTAATTTATTATGTTGCCCGTCCGACCTGCTGAATGACCTTCTGGTCAAGCTGGTCGGTGGTGGTAATCATTTTCTGGTACATTTCAAAACTGCGCTGGCATTCAATCATAGACACCATTTCATTAACGACCTGCACATTGGATTTTTCTATGTACCCTTGTACAATTTCGCCATCTGCGGGGATTTCACCGCCCCCGTTGGCGAAAAGATTCTCACCTTCTTTCTTGAGATCACGCATATCCGCAGGCTGAACAAAATCGAGCCTGCCGACTTCCTGACCGTCAGCGAAAATCACGCCTTCTCCATCAACAGTCACGTTTGATCGCGGAGGCAGAGTAACCTCCCCGCCATTTGCCATGACCGGATAACCCTGCTCGGTTACAAGCATGCCATCAGAGGAAAGAGTGAAAACACCGTTTCTGGTAAGGTAAGTGTCACCGTCTTTCTGAACTTTAAAGAAGCCGTCACCACGGACGGCCAGATCCAACGGATTTCCGGTCTTTTGAAACGACCCTTGAGATAAATCAATGACCTCTTCAGAAAGTCTGGGGCGAGCCATTATTTTTGCTTCAGGCAAAATATCTTTGTCTCTTAAATATGGTTTTGCATCCGCGACATAGTCATGGGCGAATCTGACAAACGTGTCCTGAAAAGCACAGTTGTCGCGTTTAAAACCGGTTGTATTGACGTTCGCCAAATTATTGGCGCTGATATCAATCCGGTGTTCGTTTGACATTGCCCCGAAGAGAGCACTGAAAATACTGGATCGCATGTCTTTTCTCCTGAAAGAGGATTTACTTTGCATCAGTTGCTGCACCTCAACTTGCAAACTGCAGGCCAAAATCGAAAGAGCAAAAAAAAGTCCCGGCCAAGCGCAAACTTGACCGGGACTTTCTAATTTATGATTGGATACTTATCAGACTGAAGCGTACACAATTCCTCCAACCCTTATCTCAGGAACTACTCCCTGCGTGGCGGAAACTGTTATAAAACCCATGGTAGCATCGGTCACCTCAAAGGCAACCGTAGCATCAACACTCTTCACACCCTGCGTTGCAGGCTGAATTTCCACGTGTCCTGCAGGACCAGGATCAGTTGATCCTGCCGGCCCCGCACTGAACGTGGCGGAAGGAGCGGCGGTTACGTGCCCAGCGGGCCCTGCGACTATACTGTCAGTTAGTACCGGCATATTAAATCCTGTTTATAATGTTCCATCTAAGATAAAGATAAATCCGGAACGATATAAGTCAAATCTAACTGCATAAAAGCTTAAAGTCAAAATATACTGTACTTGCGGACATAATAGGATAATGATATTATGAAAATAGTACCGAACCGGAATTCCTCCGGCTGTTTCCCCACTCCATGCCCTAACTGCGCATTCTGGACTTGACATTGATTCCGGTTATGCCTAAGTTGCTGAACTCGGTGCGGGTGTATCTCAGTGTTCCCAACGGGTATGCATATTGACTCTTGAAGTTTCAGGCAGACCTCACTTATTCGCATCGGCCTCAATTTTATAACCTTTCGTTGGGTTAAGATGCTGAGGTGGGCCTTTTTCAGGTCCACTTTTTTTTGTTTTATCAGCCTGAAAAGCAGAAACACGGGGTAAGTCGTGGAACAGGGCTCATTAGCCAAAAAAATAAGCCAGTTCGTGGAGCCTCCCATTGAATCAATGGGGCTGACCCTCTGGGGTGTGGAAGTTACTTCGGCAAACCGTCCGGCTGTCATCATTTATATTGACAGCGATTCCGGTGTAAGCATTGATCAGTGCGCGGAAGTAAGTAGAGACATAGGACTTATGCTCGAAGTTGAGGAAATCATCGACAGCGCATACATCCTCGAGGTCTCTTCCCCGGGACTGGAAAGAAAATTTTTCAAACCGGAGCAGATGTCCACATACATTGGTAGAAAAGTGGATGTCGCCCTCGTTTTTTCCATCGAAGGACGCAAAAAATTCAAAGGAATCCTTCAGGAAACCGATGAGGAAGGTCTCCTTCTCAAACTTGAAGATCAGGAAGATCCCGTCAAAATAGAATGGGACAGAATAAAAAAAGCAAAACTCGTCCACGAGTTTAAATAAATTAATAAGGCAGTCATTCGGCTAGCCGGCACAGCCCCTTGTGCCACGGAAATTGTGCCGAAGTGGAGGAGCGATATGGGTTCTGAACTCAAAAAGGCGATTGACCAGATAAGCAAAGACCGCGGTATTGACAGAGATCTACTCATCGATACCCTTGAAGAAGCGGTGCGTTCTTCTGTGGCCCGCAAATACGGCGACGCCATGGATATTGAGGTCAACTTCAATGAAGAAGCCGGTGAAATCGAGGTCTATCAGTTCAAAGTAGTTGCTGAAGAAGTTGAAGACGAAATTAGCGAAATTACCCTCGAGGAAGCAAAAGAGCATGATCCTAACGTACAGATCGATGACGAAATGGGCTTCAAGCTCAAAGTCGAAGATCTCGGCAGGATCGCCGCCCAGTCAGCCAAGCAGGTAATCATCCAGCGTATGCGCGATGCGGAACAGGAAATCATCTACGATGAATTCAAGAACCGCATGCATGAAATCGTCAGCGGTATCATTCAGCGCCGTGACCGCACAGGCTGGATTATCAACCTCGGACGCACCGAAGCTGTACTGCCCAAGAATGAACAGATTCCCCGTGAGAGATATAAACGCGGAGATCGTGTCCAATCTTTTGTTATTGATGTGCAGAAAGAATCCCGCGGTCCCCAGATCGTGGTTTCCCGTTCACATCCCGACTACATGACCGCACTTTTCAAAAGAGAAGTTCCTGAAGTGGATGATGCCACTGTCAAAATCATGGGTGTTGCCCGTGATCCGGGTCTGCGCGCCAAAGTTGCCGTCAACTCGCTGGACCGTGATGTTGATCCGGTCGGCGCATGTGTAGGTATCCGAGGCTCCCGTATCCAGAACATCGTTCAGGAACTGCGCGGCGAACGTATCGATATCGTCGTATGGAGTCAGGACATCGCCAAATACGCTCAGAATGCCCTCTCTCCTGCGGTCATCACCAGAATAGCTGTAGATGAAGATGAAAAGATTCTTGAAGTTGTCGTTCCCGATGATCAGCTGACTGTTGCCATCGGCCGTAAAGGACAGAACGTAAAACTGGCATCTAGACTGCTCGGTTGGAAGATCGACGTTTTCACCGAAAGCCGCTACGGCGAAATGAATGCCTCCAGTAAAGGCATGGATCAGGTCGCAAGCGTTGCCGAGATTCCTGTAAGCAACTTTATTTCCGCAGGTTTTGAATCCGTCAATCAGGTTGCCAATGCATCTGAAGAAATCCTTATGTCCATTTCCGGAATGACTCCGTCCAAAATTTCCGACATCAAGTCAGCCATTATGCTGCTTGGTATAGGAGATGCCGAGGAAGAAGTTACGGAAGTTACTGAAACTGAGCTTCCCGAAGAAACGGATGAGCAGATTGAAGTAAGCGTAAGCGAAGAAGACGACCAGAAGAATGATGAAGAAGCTGAAACTCCGGCTTCTGACGAAGAAGAATAATAAACTCCGGGGGAAACCCCGGAGACTCAATAAAGGCTATTGTATTTGACCGGAAAGGACAGCACAGAAAAACACGGCCCCACAAGGTCGTGTATCATTTGCAGGCAGCGTTTTGCCAAGGAAGAACTGTTCAGGTTCGTTGTGGGCAAGGGGGCTTCCGACAGCGAGCTTATTCCGGATAAGAAAAAGGTAATGCAGGGCCGCGGATACTATGTCTGCAGCGATGAAAAATGCATTGAAAGATTAAAATTTTTTCGGCCACGGAAGAAGAACTTCAGGGGGTAGTAACATATGGCTTCAAAAATCAAAGTAAAGGAATTGGCCACCGAACTCGGTGTCAGTGCCAAAGACATCCTTCAAAAACTCCGCGAACACGGCGTACAGGCTAAAAGCACTGTTGCCGCGGTTGATGCGGATCAGGCAGATGCCATCCGCAAGGAACTTTCCGGCAAATCCGGAAACGTTGAACAGCGTGAGGTTCAGCCTGGCGTAATCGTGCGTCGTCGCAAGGGCGGACGCAAAAAAGCAAATGCCGACGAAGCTGAAACAACAGCCGAGGCTCCAGCTAAAGAAGAGAAAAAGGAAGCTCCTGCGAAAGAAAAGAAGGAAGCTCCCAAGGAAAAGGCTCCTGAAAAGAAAAAGCCCGCGAAAAAGGCTCCCGCGAAAAGCGAGAAGCCGATGGTAAAAGTTATCAAGCCTGAAGACATAGAAAAAAAAGAAGAAGCCCCCGCAAGCGAAAAGACCGAAGCTCCTGAAGTGGAAACTACCCCCGCCGCCAAGGTAGCTGACGAAAAAGAAACCGTGAAAGAAGGTCCAGCACAAAAAGAAGCCAAACCTGAAAAGGAAAAGGCTCCTGAAAAGGCCAAAGCCGAAGATAAAGCTGAGAAAAAACCTGCTGCAGAAAACGGTAAGGCTAAAGATGCTGAACCCAAAAAGAAAAAGCGCAAAAAGAAAAAAGAAGTAGAAGCGCCTAAAGTAAAAATTATTTCCAGACCTGATCCCAACCTTCAGGCTGCACAGCGTGCTGCCGAAGGCCCGGGTGGAGCACGGCGCCGTCCTTCTGAAGATGGTCCCGGTGATCGTCGTGGCGGTAGACCCGGCGGCGGAAGACCCGGTGGTGGCCGTCCAGGCGGTCCTGGTGGCGGAAGACCCGGAGCCCCCGGTGGTGGAAGACCTGCCGGTGGACGTCCTAGTGGTCCTGGTGGTCCCGGTGGCGGTAGACCCGTTCCCGGCGCACCGGCTCCCGGTAATGATCAGAGCAAGAAGAAGAAATTCAAAAAAGATAAGCGCGTTGTTGAATTCGGTAAAGACTACCGTAAAGACAACGAGAGAGAACTTGAGAAGAAGTTCCGCGGCAAGAAAAAGGGTAAGAAGAACAAAGTCCGTTCCGATCAGGCTCCTGTTCAGCAGAAGCCCCTTAAGGCCGCCAAACGCAAAATCAA is a window of Maridesulfovibrio sp. DNA encoding:
- a CDS encoding flagellar basal body L-ring protein FlgH is translated as MKKSILAVLLLSAICAGCSPAKQAPTPMPVMTPPAQYEPEPMNNPGSLFASTDSEYLFDDNRARRIGDIVVVTVSETSKGKHTSDSKAEKENTTSLGVTAFSAGAATAIDPFNMKGGAGDTPMIGSSTSNKFSSTGETKNESTLTASVACRVVRILPGNVMQVEGARQVRINDETQVLVVRGLLRQRDIGPSNTVASNYLADAHIEVYGRGILADKQRPGWLSRILDNVWPF
- the flgA gene encoding flagellar basal body P-ring formation chaperone FlgA produces the protein MTKADFINMFRRFALMLAVVVGVTVFAIIPASAAKQNSDWRIKIKSAAVVSGPRVTLGDIAEFYGDLPKQTKADLSAVELWNAPSRKRKPVRVNRNKLRVILQHYLGEMVRNCIIPSSLTMQSGGKVMSQEQLKRAVVKVLTSQAERMDGDYKLRDFQLPDYLFFKDVMDGFRVKFPQALEPGNNNFRMEVVSVDGRVLRRVSGTVFVDLWKPVPCPVRPINRKELITPDLITWKSKNMAHLGNRVWDGKGGPWRVKIPVGTGQPIMRSSIEPAPVIARGDKVTLMFRSEHLKLTVPVESLEDGGVGQTVTVRNLQSKRKVIATVINAQTVQVK
- the flgG gene encoding flagellar basal-body rod protein FlgG — encoded protein: MMRSLWTAATGMVAQQTHIDVLSNNLANVNTQGFKKSRVEFEDLMYQTMRIAGSETEGGNKLPTGMQIGMGVKEVSIHKFFSQGSFESTGNPLDVAIEGNGFFLVDRNGEDAYTRSGAFKLDSDGRLVTSNGYPLQPEFTVPAEAVNVVVSEDGHIAALDKNGIELSSADITIYDFINEAGLNAVGKNLYLETEASGAAIQGTPGDDNFGTLAQGYLEGSNVELVDEMVGLIVGQRAYETNSKAITTSDSMLQTAINVKR
- the flgF gene encoding flagellar basal-body rod protein FlgF, producing MRSSIFSALFGAMSNEHRIDISANNLANVNTTGFKRDNCAFQDTFVRFAHDYVADAKPYLRDKDILPEAKIMARPRLSEEVIDLSQGSFQKTGNPLDLAVRGDGFFKVQKDGDTYLTRNGVFTLSSDGMLVTEQGYPVMANGGEVTLPPRSNVTVDGEGVIFADGQEVGRLDFVQPADMRDLKKEGENLFANGGGEIPADGEIVQGYIEKSNVQVVNEMVSMIECQRSFEMYQKMITTTDQLDQKVIQQVGRAT
- the rimP gene encoding ribosome maturation factor RimP, which codes for MEQGSLAKKISQFVEPPIESMGLTLWGVEVTSANRPAVIIYIDSDSGVSIDQCAEVSRDIGLMLEVEEIIDSAYILEVSSPGLERKFFKPEQMSTYIGRKVDVALVFSIEGRKKFKGILQETDEEGLLLKLEDQEDPVKIEWDRIKKAKLVHEFK
- the nusA gene encoding transcription termination factor NusA, producing the protein MGSELKKAIDQISKDRGIDRDLLIDTLEEAVRSSVARKYGDAMDIEVNFNEEAGEIEVYQFKVVAEEVEDEISEITLEEAKEHDPNVQIDDEMGFKLKVEDLGRIAAQSAKQVIIQRMRDAEQEIIYDEFKNRMHEIVSGIIQRRDRTGWIINLGRTEAVLPKNEQIPRERYKRGDRVQSFVIDVQKESRGPQIVVSRSHPDYMTALFKREVPEVDDATVKIMGVARDPGLRAKVAVNSLDRDVDPVGACVGIRGSRIQNIVQELRGERIDIVVWSQDIAKYAQNALSPAVITRIAVDEDEKILEVVVPDDQLTVAIGRKGQNVKLASRLLGWKIDVFTESRYGEMNASSKGMDQVASVAEIPVSNFISAGFESVNQVANASEEILMSISGMTPSKISDIKSAIMLLGIGDAEEEVTEVTETELPEETDEQIEVSVSEEDDQKNDEEAETPASDEEE
- a CDS encoding DUF448 domain-containing protein, coding for MYLTGKDSTEKHGPTRSCIICRQRFAKEELFRFVVGKGASDSELIPDKKKVMQGRGYYVCSDEKCIERLKFFRPRKKNFRG